In one Oryza glaberrima chromosome 2, OglaRS2, whole genome shotgun sequence genomic region, the following are encoded:
- the LOC127764244 gene encoding ankyrin repeat-containing protein At2g01680, which produces MDLPPLSHQALFAAVRSADAAAVAGLLADAGASGPTTQALAAAQTDAGETALYVAAEAGSEEIVRLLIPLYDLEAATVRSRLDLDAFHVAAKQGHTGAVKEFLGRWPELCSICDSSNTSPLYSAAVKDHLDVVNAILDTDDSCIRIVRKNGKTSLHTAARIGYHRIVKALIERDPGIVPIRDRKGQTALHMAVKGKNTDVVEELLMADVSILNVRDKKANTALHIATRKWRPQMVQLLLSYEALEVNAINNQNETAMDLAEKVPYGESKMEIIEWLTEAGAKNARNVGKIDEASELRRTVSDIKHNVQAQLNENAKTNKRVTGIAKELRKLHREAVQNTINSVTMVATLIASIAFVAIFNLPGQYYVDRDSGGDIGEAHIANLTGFRVFCLLNATALFISLAVVVVQITLVAWETGAQKRVIKIVNKLMWSACLSTCAAFISLAYVVVGPQNAWMAFTISAIGGPIMIGTLLFLAYLLLRPRFKFGEDRQRRIKRASGSKSFSWSIHEGISDLEAFSDHEKRIYAL; this is translated from the exons atggatCTCCCGCCGCTCTCCCACCAGGCGCTCTTCGCCGCCGTCCGAtccgcggacgccgccgccgtcgccggcctcctgGCCGACGCCGGGGCGTCCGGGCCCACCACccaggcgctcgccgccgcgcagaCGGACGCCGGGGAGACGGCGCTGTAcgtcgcggcggaggccggctccGAGGAGATCGTCCGCCTCCTCATCCCGCTCTACGACCTCGAGGCCGCCACCGTCCGCTCCCGCCTCGACCTCGACGCCTTCCACGTCGCCGCCAAGCAAGGCCACACCG GGGCTGTGAAGGAGTTCTTggggcggtggccggagctatGTTCAATCTGTGACTCTTCCAATACTAGCCCTCTTTACTCTGCAGCAGTAAAAGATCACTTGGATGTAGTTAACGCCATACTGGACACTGATGACAGCTGCATAAGGATTGTGCGGAAAAATGGGAAGACATCACTACACACTGCTGCAAGAATCGGTTACCATCGTATTGTCAAAGCACTTATAGAAAGGGATCCGGGGATTGTTCCAATCAGAGATAGGAAGGGACAGACTGCACTTCACATGGCTGTAAAAGGTAAAAATACAGATGTAGTTGAAGAGTTACTGATGGCTGATGTTTCCATACTCAATGTGCGTGACAAGAAGGCAAATACAGCTTTGCACATAGCTACACGAAAATGGAGGCCCCAG ATGGTACAACTTCTGCTTAGCTACGAGGCGCTTGAAGTCAATGCTATCAATAATCAGAATGAAACAGCTATGGATTTGGCTGAGAAAGTTCCTTATGGTGAGTCTAAAATGGAAATAATTGAGTGGCTGACAGAAGCTGGCGCAAAGAATGCACGGAATGTGGGGAAAATTGATGAGGCATCAGAGCTTAGGAGAACCGTGAGTGATATCAAGCACAATGTTCAAGCACAGCTCAATGAGAATGCCAAGACAAATAAAAGAGTGACAGGAATAGCCAAAGAGCTCCGGAAACTACACAGAGAAGCTGTTCAGAACACCATCAATTCAGTTACTATGGTAGCAACCCTGATTGCCTCCATCGCATTCGTAGCCATATTCAATTTGCCGGGCCAGTACTATGTTGATAGGGATAGTGGGGGAGACATTGGTGAAGCCCACATAGCCAACCTTACTGGTTTCCGAGTTTTTTGTCTGCTGAATGCTACCGCCCTTTTCATTTCCCTTGCAGTGGTCGTAGTTCAGATCACCTTGGTTGCCTGGGAAACCGGTGCTCAAAAGCGGGTTATCAAGATTGTAAATAAGCTGATGTGGTCAGCATGCCTTAGCACATGTGCGGCTTTTATCTCATTGGCCTATGTGGTAGTTGGCCCCCAGAATGCCTGGATGGCTTTCACCATATCAGCCATCGGAGGGCCAATCATGATTGGTACTCTCTTGTTCCTGGCCTATCTGTTGTTGCGCCCTCGCTTCAAGTTTGGTGAAGATAGACAGCGGCGCATCAAAAGGGCAAGTGGCAGCAAGTCCTTCTCCTGGTCTATCCATGAGGGAATATCAGACCTGGAAGCATTCTCTGATCATGAGAAGAGAATTTATGCCCTGTAG
- the LOC127763209 gene encoding pentatricopeptide repeat-containing protein At2g13600-like has protein sequence MDSCRLLHPYPQPLPLPPPPPTSTPRPTHLQWGALRRRRRHHFLRCVAASAATLQKELTVPRTPTATQSPGPVNPPTLFDRMPERSVATVSAASNLLDEMSRTCGAGQRGRPVEAPPRDGGGKSASAAIVALAHAGRHAEVVELFCRMRRGGVPVSRFVLPSVLAACAGLRDIGMLRAVHALVIKCGLCQHVIVGTALVDGYTDFGLVDDARKAFDEITDANIVSWSVLIGGYARSSRWEETLDAFSAMRRAGVLPNDSVLVMAIQACGALGRLVHGKQLHGLAVVLGFDRNATVWNCLMDMYGKCGDIDSCKMVFETMIGRDQVSWNTLISSYARVGLCEEALDMIVQMQESGYIVDRFTLGSGVTACARLADIDSGRAFHGYLVRRLLDTDVIQGSALVDMYGKCHNMELAHIVFDRMDERNYVSWDALLSGYVENEQVDLALEIFRQMGCANIKYNQHNFANLLKLCGSQRYKEYGRQIHGHAIKTINKMNVVLETELIDMYAKCGCIEVARLLFLRMNERNLISWNALLSGYAADGQPVATINIYRQMELACIRPDKYTLAGLLSLCRYQGLLHYGRQIHAHLIKMGSEMNVVMQTILVHMYIKCMRQQDAENVCIMIEERNSYVLDAFSKVYGDDYLI, from the coding sequence ATGGATTCTTGCCGCCTCCTGCACCCTTATCcacagccgctccctctccctccccctcccccgacCTCTACTCCTCGACCTACCCACCTCCAATGGGgtgccctccgccgccgccgccgccaccacttcctccggtgcgtcgccgcctccgcggccacCCTGCAGAAGGAACTCACGGTGCCGCGCACCCCAACAGCCACGCAGAGCCCCGGTCCAGTGAACCCGCCTACGCTGTTCGACAGAATGCCCGAGAGGAGCGTCGCGACGGTTTCCGCTGCGAGTAACCTGCTCGACGAAATGTCTCGGACGTGCGGCGCGGGCCAGCGTGGTCGGCCTGTGGAGGCGCCTCCtcgggacggcggcgggaagAGCGCGAGCGCCGCGATCGTGGCGCTGGCGCATGCCGGCCGGCACGCGGAGGTCGTCGAGCTCTTCTGCCGGATGCGGAGGGGCGGCGTCCCCGTAAGCAGGTTCGTGCTCCCGAGCGTGCTCGCGGCTTGCGCCGGCCTGCGGGACATCGGGATGCTCCGAGCCGTGCACGCCTTGGTCATCAAGTGCGGCCTGTGCCAGCATGTCATCGTGGGCACTGCATTGGTTGACGGGTATACTGATTTTGGATTGGTGGATGATGCGAGGAAGGCGTTCGATGAGATAACAGACGCCAATATAGTTTCTTGGAGTGTGCTCATTGGTGGCTATGCCCGTTCTTCTCGGTGGGAAGAAACATTGGATGCTTTCTCCGCAATGCGGCGTGCTGGGGTGCTTCCAAATGATTCTGTTCTTGTAATGGCGATTCAGGCGTGCGGTGCATTGGGACGCCTGGTACATGGGAAGCAGCTGCATGGCTTAGCAGTTGTCCTTGGATTTGATAGGAATGCTACTGTTTGGAACTGCCTGATGGACATGTATGGGAAGTGTGGTGACATTGACAGTTGCAAGATGGTTTTTGAGACGATGATCGGCAGGGATCAAGTGAGTTGGAACACGCTAATCTCAAGTTATGCCCGTGTTGGTCTTTGTGAAGAGGCACTCGACATGATTGTGCAGATGCAAGAGTCTGGTTACATTGTCGATCGCTTCACCCTTGGCAGCGGAGTTACAGCTTGTGCCCGTTTGGCTGATATAGATAGCGGCCGTGCATTCCATGGTTATTTGGTTAGAAGATTGTTGGATACTGATGTCATCCAGGGCAGCGCGCTTGTTGACATGTATGGTAAATGCCACAACATGGAACTTGCACACATTGTATTCGACAGGATGGATGAGAGGAATTATGTATCATGGGATGCACTCTTGTCTGGGTATGTTGAGAATGAGCAGGTTGATTTAGCACTTGAGATTTTCCGGCAAATGGGTTGTGCAAATATAAAGTATAACCAGCATAATTTTGCTAACCTTCTTAAGCTCTGTGGCAGTCAGAGGTATAAAGAGTATGGAAGGCAAATTCACGGGCATGCCATTAAGACCATAAACAAGATGAATGTGGTTTTGGAAACGGAGCTTATTGACATGTACGCAAAGTGTGGCTGCATTGAGGTCGCTCGGCTACTATTTCTTCGGATGAATGAGAGAAACCTTATTTCCTGGAATGCCCTACTTTCAGGTTATGCAGCAGATGGACAGCCAGTTGCAACGATAAATATTTACCGCCAAATGGAGCTGGCATGCATTAGGCCTGACAAATACACTTTGGCAGGGCTTTTAAGCCTTTGCCGGTACCAAGGACTATTGCATTATGGAAGGCAGATACACGCTCATCTCATCAAGATGGGTTCTGAAATGAACGTGGTAATGCAAACTATACTTGTTCATATGTATATCAAGTGCATGCGTCAGCAGGATGCTGAAAATGTTTGTATAATGATCGAAGAAAGGAATTCATATGTGCTTGATGCATTTTCAAAGGTCTATGGAGATGACTACTTGatctga
- the LOC127763211 gene encoding E3 ubiquitin protein ligase RIE1-like — protein MEAAAASSPSPEQPLLRPSAARAGSGSGNLSSSPPPPAARPSRLAALIGRAAGRRGPSMLVRETAAMQLERRRADWAHSRPVVALDIAWNVAFAAAAAAVLVASTEESPVTPLRLWLVGYALQCLVHVGLVCSDSRRRPAHARSSDVESADGDAAGAGTDSSDSDDDDDEGREQRSSFAKRCESINTMVSFLWWIIGFYWVVSGGDVLEHDAPRLYWLSVVFLAFDVFFAVFCVAMACFIGIALCCCLPCVIAILYALAGQEGASDADIGFLPRYRYSDPSEDGQKGTDEGVMIPVLNNSGTSTSERILLHEDAECCICLSSYEDGAELSALPCNHHFHWTCITKWLRMHATCPLCKYNILKGSESA, from the exons atggaggcggccgccgcctcgtcgccgtcgccggagcagcCGCTGCTGCGGCCGTCGGCCGCACGCGCCGGGTCGGGGTCCGGGAacctgtcgtcgtcgccgccgccgcccgcggcgaggccgagccgGCTCGCGGCGCTCAtcgggcgcgcggcggggcggcgcgggccGTCGATGCTGgtgcgggagacggcggcgatgcagctggagaggcggcgcgcggaCTGGGCCCACTCCCGCCCCGTCGTCGCGCTCGACATCGCGTGGAacgtcgccttcgccgccgccgccgcggccgtgctCGTCGCCTCCACGGAGGAGAGCCCCGTCACGCCGCTCCGCCTGTGGCTGGTCGGGTACGCCCTCCAGTGCCTCGTGCACGTCGGCCTCGTCTGCTCcgactcccgccgccgcccggcccatGCTCGGAGCTCCGACGTCGAGTCCGCCGACGGTGACGCCGCGGGCGCTGGGACCGACAGCTcggacagcgacgacgacgacgacgagggtaGGGAGCAGAGGAGCAG TTTTGCGAAGCGTTGTGAGTCGATAAACACGATGGTGTCATTTCTGTGGTGGATAATTGGGTTCTACTGGGTGGTGTCTGGCGGGGATGTGCTCGAGCACGATGCTCCAAGGCTGTATTG GCTAAGTGTTGTTTTTCTAGCATTTGATGTCTTCTTCGCTGTGTTTTGCGTTGCTATGGCCTGCTTCATCGGGATCGCATTGTGCTGCTGCTTGCCTTGTGTCATTGCAATTCTATATGCACTGGCTGGCCAG GAGGGTGCATCAGATGCGGATATTGGCTTTCTTCCCAGATATAGATATTCTGATCCCAGTGAAGATGGACAAAAAGGAACTGATGAGGGAGTTATGATCCCTGTTCTGAATAATAGCGGAACATCAACCAGTGAACGTATTCTCCTTCATGAGGATGCT GAATGCTGTATCTGCCTCTCATCATATGAGGATGGAGCGGAGCTATCTGCCCTCCCTTGCAACCATCACTTCCATTGGACATGTATTACCAAATGGCTACGCATGCATGCAACCTGTCCACTTTGCAAGTACAACATTCTTAAAGGCAGTGAAAGTGCATGA